In Sphingobacterium thalpophilum, a genomic segment contains:
- a CDS encoding iron ABC transporter permease — protein MQKKQKFILLALGLVLGVVSIVALGMGAYHIPSADILTMLMQKLHFGSAEAVHNMQGDVLFEIRMPRLLLGLLVGAALGISGAAIQGIFRNPLAEPGLIGISSGASLFAVLIIAFETFLFTSLAAWIGYYILAFGAFVGAGLTTFLVYRIASKNGRPNVTTMLLAGIAINAFAGALTGLMTYMSTEQQLRTITFWMLGSLGGATWDNLRALAPFILIPVLILPFFGKSLNAFSLGELQADLLGMRTDRVKRWVVVLSTLAVGASVAVSGIIGFVGLIVPHTVRLMGGADHRFVLPGSLLLGALVLTLADVIARVAVAPIELPIGVITALLGTPVFLYILIKDK, from the coding sequence GTGCAAAAGAAACAGAAATTTATCCTATTGGCTTTGGGCCTGGTATTGGGTGTTGTAAGTATTGTTGCCTTGGGGATGGGGGCCTACCATATTCCGTCCGCTGATATCTTAACGATGTTGATGCAAAAATTGCACTTTGGGAGTGCCGAAGCTGTGCACAATATGCAAGGAGATGTTCTTTTTGAGATTCGTATGCCGCGTCTTTTGCTCGGACTTTTGGTGGGTGCAGCACTTGGTATATCGGGTGCTGCGATCCAGGGTATATTCCGCAACCCATTGGCAGAGCCAGGGTTGATCGGGATTTCTTCTGGAGCGTCCCTTTTTGCGGTACTGATTATTGCCTTTGAGACTTTTCTTTTCACCTCTTTAGCGGCCTGGATTGGATATTATATATTGGCTTTTGGTGCTTTTGTGGGCGCTGGTTTAACCACTTTTTTGGTTTACCGTATCGCCAGTAAAAATGGTCGTCCAAATGTGACGACGATGTTGTTGGCGGGTATTGCCATCAATGCCTTTGCTGGTGCGCTGACGGGTTTGATGACTTATATGTCGACGGAGCAACAGTTACGTACCATCACTTTTTGGATGCTGGGCAGTCTTGGCGGGGCTACTTGGGATAACCTAAGGGCGTTGGCTCCCTTTATTTTGATCCCGGTGCTGATCTTGCCTTTTTTTGGAAAGTCATTGAACGCTTTTTCACTCGGGGAGTTGCAGGCAGATCTTTTGGGTATGCGTACCGATCGCGTCAAACGCTGGGTGGTTGTCTTATCCACGCTTGCTGTGGGAGCATCCGTTGCGGTGTCGGGCATTATTGGTTTTGTGGGATTGATTGTTCCACATACAGTTCGCCTGATGGGTGGGGCGGATCACCGATTTGTGCTTCCTGGTTCATTACTATTAGGGGCACTGGTGTTGACATTGGCAGACGTGATTGCCCGGGTCGCCGTGGCACCCATCGAATTGCCCATTGGCGTGATTACGGCTTTACTGGGTACACCGGTATTCTTGTATATTTTAATCAAAGATAAATAG
- a CDS encoding HmuY family protein has translation MKIKKRSNLLKFIPVLAFLIVLGACSKSEPTVVEPEPDPVAPEAMFNRLITVKNFGEDLPAGSAPTTAQSPIYYSLEQNKAVTPDYKLTARWDISCSEIYRSFINCNNTANGFGKGGPGKGGILIVKKKFEDVIDIPSDAEFRKGEKAYGTDDSGAFGEGLGWYLYDFDGVIKGGGAENKKHVCYPIENNTLIVRTAQGNYAKIKIQSIYKDLLDPKDWFKDSPTPYFSFQYVLAKAGSTKFTITN, from the coding sequence ATGAAAATAAAGAAACGCAGCAACCTATTAAAATTCATACCGGTATTGGCATTTTTAATTGTGTTGGGGGCCTGTAGCAAAAGCGAGCCCACAGTAGTAGAGCCTGAACCAGATCCTGTTGCACCAGAAGCTATGTTTAACCGCTTGATTACGGTTAAGAACTTTGGCGAAGACTTACCTGCTGGGAGTGCACCAACCACGGCGCAATCACCAATATATTACAGCCTGGAACAGAACAAAGCTGTGACACCGGATTATAAACTAACCGCACGATGGGACATCTCTTGCTCAGAAATATACCGCAGTTTTATCAATTGCAACAATACAGCAAATGGATTTGGTAAAGGTGGCCCAGGGAAAGGCGGTATACTCATTGTGAAGAAAAAATTTGAAGATGTAATCGATATCCCTTCAGACGCCGAGTTTCGCAAAGGTGAAAAAGCATATGGTACAGATGATTCAGGAGCATTTGGTGAAGGTCTAGGTTGGTATTTATATGATTTTGATGGCGTAATCAAAGGTGGTGGAGCCGAAAACAAAAAACACGTTTGCTATCCTATCGAAAACAATACATTGATCGTCCGTACAGCCCAGGGGAATTATGCCAAGATCAAGATACAAAGTATCTATAAAGACCTCTTGGATCCAAAAGATTGGTTTAAAGATTCACCAACACCCTACTTTTCTTTCCAATATGTACTTGC
- a CDS encoding AraC family transcriptional regulator — MLVKSKIVELADWLFEEEIPDGYVPDKPLVENRISISKDPVHMENFQLSTSGLFILHSKMQFDRPVQVLTEIEGETITSQFIFFKPTDSKLPYGMSRHNIRYIPSVKSIHEVEPGIEYTYFIAVISKEYYLNLIKRDSLLHQQFVHEIEKGEYVSFSEEDLMATYEMQHTITELIESKKKGEIRRLHTESRVVELLMYQFEQYNEKTESSDSLFHEEDVQRLEMARQILEQRIANPPTQKELAAEVLTSESKLRKDFKEYFSVTIHDYLTRVRMEKAKSYLLEDKMTVYEVALLTGYGHQNNFSSAFKKYYGISPGELKM, encoded by the coding sequence ATGTTGGTGAAAAGTAAAATAGTAGAGTTGGCAGATTGGCTTTTTGAAGAAGAAATTCCGGATGGCTATGTTCCCGACAAACCTTTGGTCGAAAATAGGATATCCATATCCAAAGATCCTGTCCATATGGAGAATTTTCAGCTATCGACTTCAGGATTGTTTATCTTGCATTCGAAAATGCAGTTTGATCGGCCAGTGCAGGTGCTTACGGAGATCGAGGGCGAGACCATAACCAGCCAGTTTATCTTTTTTAAGCCGACAGATAGCAAATTGCCTTACGGCATGAGCCGGCATAATATACGCTACATTCCTTCGGTCAAATCCATTCATGAAGTGGAACCTGGTATTGAATACACATATTTTATAGCCGTTATTTCCAAAGAGTATTACCTCAATCTGATCAAACGCGATTCGTTATTGCATCAGCAATTTGTGCATGAGATCGAAAAGGGAGAGTATGTGTCATTTTCGGAGGAGGATCTGATGGCAACCTACGAGATGCAGCATACCATAACTGAGCTGATTGAATCTAAAAAGAAAGGGGAGATCCGTCGATTACATACGGAGTCACGTGTTGTTGAGCTGCTGATGTATCAGTTTGAGCAATACAATGAGAAAACGGAAAGCAGTGATTCGCTCTTTCATGAGGAGGATGTGCAGCGACTGGAGATGGCGCGACAGATTCTTGAACAGCGTATTGCCAATCCACCAACGCAAAAAGAACTGGCAGCAGAGGTGCTGACGAGTGAAAGTAAACTACGTAAGGACTTTAAGGAATATTTTTCAGTGACCATTCACGACTACCTCACACGGGTGCGTATGGAAAAAGCCAAAAGTTATCTACTCGAAGATAAAATGACGGTTTATGAGGTGGCCCTGTTGACGGGCTATGGTCATCAGAATAATTTTAGCAGTGCATTTAAAAAATATTATGGGATCTCGCCAGGTGAACTCAAAATGTAA
- a CDS encoding ligase-associated DNA damage response DEXH box helicase, with protein sequence MNEKIAHSEGFRIVNNYFESQGNVPFSFQTKAWEKYAQGYSGLVIAPTGFGKTFSLFMAVLIDFLNNPDQHQKGLKLLWVTPLRSLAKDLARAMQKAIDDIGLDWVVQVRNGDTNPKVKAQQTRSMPDILLVTPESLHLLLAQKQRDKYFKNLRCITVDEWHELMGNKRGVMVELALAFLKSHYKKMRVWGITATIGNLEEAMEVLLPTEKKRIQIVAKEKKKIAIKPIYPSKVELLPWAGHLGGNLADQVVPIILQSKSTILFTNTRSQSEMWYQLLLQAHPDFAGQIALHHSSIDANIREWIEDNLSSGKLKAVVSTSSLDLGVDFKPVDTVIQIGSSKGVARFMQRAGRSGHSPFETSTIYFVPTHSLELIEVAALKEAVKTQTIENRDPMVQTFDVLVQFMVTIALGGGFRSEELHAIVANTHAFRYMDQEEWQWCMYFITAGGKIGKRYEEFHKVIQDEEGKWIIKNRRLALLHRLNIGAIVGDAMMRVKFLSGGYIGMIEEYFISKLKKGERFILAGRVLELVMVKEMTVFVRNSSGKAITPSWLGGRLPLSSNLSHFLRKKLAAATGAPSSEKELHFLAPLIEKQTELSAVPSEAEFLVEHIKTREGHHLFFYPLEGRLIHEVMAALVAYRISKLYPISFSMAMNDYGFELYSDKDIQLSQSQLEEVLSRKNLMEDVISSINSAEMASRKFRDIAVISGLVVQNYPGTQQNNKSLQASSGIIFKVLMEHDPSNLLLKQAFSEVFNQQLEEYRLIKAFDRINNSKIRYTFVEEYTPLSFPIKVDSLRQSLSSEALIERIQRMEKANMQKKKRRK encoded by the coding sequence GTGAACGAGAAGATAGCACATAGTGAAGGATTTCGAATTGTCAACAATTATTTCGAATCCCAGGGAAATGTTCCCTTTAGCTTTCAGACCAAGGCCTGGGAGAAATACGCGCAGGGATATAGCGGACTAGTTATTGCACCAACAGGATTTGGAAAAACCTTTTCGTTATTTATGGCGGTACTGATAGACTTTCTTAATAACCCGGATCAGCACCAAAAGGGTTTGAAGCTACTTTGGGTAACACCCTTACGCTCATTGGCTAAAGATCTTGCACGAGCAATGCAAAAGGCCATAGACGATATTGGGCTGGACTGGGTCGTTCAGGTTCGCAATGGCGACACCAATCCGAAAGTAAAAGCGCAACAGACGCGATCGATGCCCGATATTCTGCTCGTCACTCCCGAAAGTCTTCATTTGCTGCTCGCACAAAAACAACGGGATAAGTATTTCAAAAATCTCCGGTGTATCACGGTAGACGAATGGCATGAACTGATGGGCAACAAACGTGGTGTTATGGTCGAACTGGCGCTCGCCTTCCTCAAATCGCACTATAAAAAGATGCGCGTTTGGGGGATCACTGCCACCATAGGCAATCTCGAGGAAGCTATGGAGGTTCTGTTGCCAACAGAAAAAAAACGTATCCAAATTGTCGCTAAAGAGAAAAAGAAGATAGCGATCAAACCAATTTACCCCAGCAAAGTGGAACTATTGCCCTGGGCAGGACACCTCGGTGGCAACCTAGCGGACCAGGTCGTCCCCATTATACTCCAGAGCAAAAGCACAATCCTATTTACCAACACACGCAGCCAAAGCGAAATGTGGTATCAGCTCCTTTTACAGGCACATCCAGATTTTGCCGGACAAATTGCCTTACACCACAGCTCTATTGATGCCAATATCCGCGAATGGATCGAAGATAATCTCAGCAGCGGCAAACTTAAAGCAGTCGTGTCGACCTCTTCCTTGGACTTAGGGGTAGATTTCAAACCCGTTGATACAGTCATCCAGATTGGCTCGAGTAAAGGTGTAGCCCGGTTTATGCAACGCGCTGGAAGAAGCGGCCATAGCCCTTTCGAAACCTCTACGATTTATTTCGTCCCTACGCACTCCCTGGAGCTCATCGAGGTCGCCGCACTGAAGGAGGCTGTAAAAACGCAGACGATCGAAAACCGGGACCCTATGGTTCAAACTTTCGATGTGCTTGTTCAATTCATGGTAACCATCGCCCTGGGTGGGGGATTTCGTTCGGAAGAACTGCATGCGATCGTCGCCAATACCCATGCCTTTCGCTATATGGATCAGGAAGAATGGCAATGGTGCATGTATTTTATTACCGCAGGGGGAAAAATTGGCAAACGCTACGAAGAATTTCACAAGGTTATCCAAGATGAAGAAGGTAAATGGATCATCAAAAATCGTCGCCTGGCACTTCTGCATCGACTCAATATAGGCGCTATTGTAGGGGACGCCATGATGCGCGTGAAGTTCCTCTCCGGTGGTTATATCGGCATGATCGAAGAATATTTTATCAGTAAACTCAAAAAAGGCGAGCGATTTATTCTTGCGGGACGCGTCCTGGAACTTGTGATGGTCAAGGAAATGACCGTATTCGTAAGAAACTCGTCGGGTAAAGCCATTACTCCAAGCTGGCTCGGGGGTAGACTTCCCTTATCGTCCAATTTAAGCCATTTCCTTCGTAAAAAATTGGCTGCAGCAACAGGAGCTCCTTCCAGTGAAAAAGAGCTTCATTTCCTGGCACCATTGATCGAAAAACAGACCGAACTTTCGGCCGTGCCTAGCGAAGCGGAATTTCTTGTCGAACATATCAAAACAAGAGAAGGACATCATCTCTTTTTCTACCCTTTGGAGGGTAGACTGATCCATGAGGTCATGGCAGCGCTCGTCGCCTATCGCATCAGCAAATTGTACCCCATCAGTTTTTCTATGGCCATGAATGATTATGGTTTTGAACTCTATTCCGACAAGGACATCCAACTGAGCCAATCACAGCTCGAAGAGGTCTTGAGCCGTAAAAATCTGATGGAAGATGTTATCAGCAGCATCAACTCCGCAGAAATGGCCAGCCGTAAATTTAGAGATATTGCTGTCATTTCGGGGTTGGTGGTTCAAAATTATCCGGGTACACAGCAAAACAATAAATCCCTACAGGCTTCATCCGGAATTATTTTCAAGGTATTAATGGAGCACGACCCGAGCAACCTACTCCTCAAACAAGCTTTTAGCGAAGTGTTCAACCAACAATTGGAAGAATATCGTTTAATAAAAGCATTCGACAGGATAAACAACAGTAAAATACGTTATACCTTTGTCGAAGAGTACACGCCACTGAGCTTTCCGATCAAGGTCGATAGCCTGCGGCAGTCGCTGTCGAGTGAAGCACTGATCGAGCGTATCCAACGGATGGAAAAGGCCAACATGCAAAAAAAGAAACGTAGAAAATGA
- the pdeM gene encoding ligase-associated DNA damage response endonuclease PdeM, giving the protein MKIKEQTITFNKQQLILNNQRSIFWKSEKTLILSDLHLGKAAHFRKHGIAIPMDTTIADLNRLERLVDYYQPVQVIVVGDLVHAGINQEVLLLEQFKTRYPTLLLHLVKGNHDRLSKQMTDRFNIHQHDEIFELQQIQFKHHPIDAEDQSSFRISGHLHPGVSIVIPPRRQLRLPCFMVSDHQIILPAFSKFTGLDSKELSTAYQCYAITDDLIFPIQKNRL; this is encoded by the coding sequence ATGAAGATCAAAGAGCAAACAATTACCTTTAATAAGCAGCAATTAATCCTTAACAATCAACGCTCTATATTTTGGAAATCAGAAAAAACATTGATTCTGTCCGATCTGCATCTTGGCAAAGCAGCACATTTCAGAAAGCACGGTATTGCAATCCCCATGGATACCACAATAGCCGATCTCAATCGACTCGAGCGCCTAGTGGATTATTATCAGCCCGTTCAGGTTATTGTTGTTGGAGATTTGGTTCATGCAGGTATCAATCAAGAAGTGCTACTATTGGAACAATTCAAAACGAGATATCCAACGCTTCTCCTCCACTTGGTCAAAGGAAACCATGATCGCCTGTCGAAACAAATGACCGATCGATTTAACATTCACCAACATGACGAAATCTTTGAACTGCAGCAGATACAATTTAAACACCACCCCATCGATGCGGAAGATCAATCTTCCTTCAGGATTAGCGGCCATCTGCATCCAGGAGTCAGTATTGTCATACCACCGAGACGGCAGTTACGCTTACCCTGTTTTATGGTTTCTGATCATCAAATTATCCTGCCTGCATTTAGTAAGTTTACAGGGCTAGACAGTAAGGAATTATCTACAGCGTATCAATGTTATGCAATCACAGATGACCTGATCTTTCCCATCCAAAAAAACAGATTATAA
- a CDS encoding hemin ABC transporter substrate-binding protein: MSRFYVVILCFVMQIGGWATAQQRIITLNSSLTETIYGLGVGERMVATDVTSISPKAAAALPRVSKNRSVSAEGLLSFKPSIVIANEGDVSKSVIQQIRAAGVKFVSIKPNYSVPGALRYIQEVADAVGESAAGKNLVSRTKVSLDHTMELVKKENQGKAAPKVLFLYARGTGTMSVAGKGSSLDAMINLAGGKNAVQEFSDFKPYTTEALVQANPDIVLLFDFGASSLGGEDAILKLPGMRITNAGKNGRILVMNASLLVNFSNRLPDAILELHRGFGKVMDSK, encoded by the coding sequence ATGAGTAGATTTTATGTTGTTATACTGTGTTTTGTGATGCAAATCGGTGGATGGGCGACGGCACAGCAGAGAATCATTACGTTAAACAGTTCGTTGACCGAAACGATATACGGACTGGGAGTGGGCGAGCGCATGGTCGCTACCGATGTGACAAGTATATCGCCCAAAGCGGCTGCAGCCTTGCCGAGGGTAAGCAAGAATCGGTCGGTATCGGCCGAAGGTCTGTTATCTTTTAAACCAAGCATTGTTATTGCGAATGAAGGCGACGTATCCAAATCGGTCATTCAGCAGATTCGTGCGGCTGGTGTGAAGTTTGTCTCCATTAAACCAAACTATTCTGTTCCGGGTGCACTTCGTTACATCCAGGAGGTCGCAGATGCCGTCGGTGAATCTGCTGCCGGTAAAAATCTGGTTTCCCGCACGAAAGTAAGCTTGGATCATACTATGGAATTAGTAAAGAAGGAAAATCAGGGTAAAGCAGCACCCAAAGTATTGTTTTTATATGCCCGTGGTACAGGTACCATGAGTGTGGCAGGTAAGGGCAGTAGCTTGGATGCGATGATTAATCTGGCTGGTGGTAAAAATGCGGTCCAGGAATTTTCGGATTTCAAACCCTATACGACGGAAGCGCTGGTGCAGGCCAATCCAGATATTGTGTTGCTATTTGATTTTGGCGCGAGTAGTCTTGGCGGTGAGGATGCTATCCTCAAATTGCCGGGCATGCGTATTACGAATGCGGGTAAAAACGGCCGTATCTTGGTGATGAATGCCTCACTACTGGTAAATTTCAGTAACCGGCTGCCAGACGCAATCTTAGAATTGCACCGTGGATTTGGAAAAGTGATGGATTCAAAATAA
- a CDS encoding heme ABC transporter ATP-binding protein, with the protein MLRVEKINYEVNGRKLLKDITFQVRKGEILAILGANGAGKSTLMGVLCGEKKPDSGAVHLNGKALSAYEPAALAKCRALLSQQQQMTLSFSVEEIVLMGRYPHYKNSPKQQDYKIVAETMELCGVSAFAERDFLSLSGGEQQRVHLARILAQVWDNPDALLLLDEPISALDLHYQQKVLAIARALARKGFMVVLIVHDVNFAAMYADRILMLKNGRKLFHGTPVEVLAQKEIYTIFSVESNVIMNPRTLKPYVQLEEMDIDLD; encoded by the coding sequence ATGCTACGTGTAGAGAAGATCAACTACGAAGTGAACGGACGAAAGCTCCTGAAGGATATTACCTTTCAGGTGCGCAAAGGGGAAATCCTGGCAATCCTAGGAGCCAATGGCGCGGGTAAATCGACGCTGATGGGAGTGCTTTGTGGTGAAAAAAAGCCGGATTCTGGAGCTGTTCATCTCAATGGCAAGGCACTGTCGGCATACGAGCCTGCGGCTTTGGCCAAATGCAGAGCTCTACTGAGCCAGCAGCAACAGATGACATTGAGTTTTAGTGTAGAAGAGATTGTGCTGATGGGACGGTATCCGCATTATAAGAATAGTCCGAAGCAACAGGACTATAAGATCGTGGCCGAAACCATGGAACTTTGTGGGGTATCTGCTTTTGCTGAACGGGATTTTTTGAGCCTTTCTGGTGGTGAACAGCAGCGTGTTCATCTTGCACGGATCCTAGCGCAGGTATGGGATAATCCGGATGCGTTGTTGTTATTGGATGAACCGATTTCAGCATTGGATCTGCACTATCAGCAGAAAGTACTGGCCATTGCACGGGCACTTGCCCGAAAAGGATTTATGGTGGTGCTGATTGTGCACGACGTCAATTTTGCCGCCATGTATGCCGATCGTATTCTGATGCTCAAAAATGGCCGAAAGCTCTTTCATGGTACCCCGGTGGAGGTATTGGCCCAAAAGGAGATCTATACCATCTTTTCGGTCGAGTCCAATGTCATTATGAATCCAAGAACATTGAAACCCTATGTTCAGTTGGAGGAAATGGATATTGACTTGGATTAA
- a CDS encoding HmuY family protein — protein MRTIRMIIGECSIWLSFHKIGRCIFSALLLLTVVSCGKDKDYTIGLEDGKSTLIKDLAGDTDAAMGEGTEGKEQRPFFIFLFRFKDQKQIWVKTKADSAQWLKTKDWDIAFTGPYNSEIYVNNSQHEYNPGYGGQANNTAVVLLRQAYQSVTVAPSDEEFNKSEVNKIGWAATDGSDGWFRYSLSTHIMQALPNRTYAIRLPNGKYAKLQLINAYKGNPAAVTNLNWPAPYYTFRYYVQQDGSKDLNTNTL, from the coding sequence ATGAGAACGATTCGCATGATTATTGGAGAATGTAGCATCTGGCTTTCCTTTCACAAGATTGGCCGTTGTATTTTTTCAGCACTATTGCTATTGACAGTGGTATCCTGTGGGAAAGACAAAGACTATACGATCGGATTAGAAGATGGCAAAAGTACCTTGATCAAAGATCTTGCTGGCGATACCGATGCAGCCATGGGTGAAGGTACTGAAGGAAAAGAGCAAAGACCATTTTTTATATTTCTTTTTCGTTTTAAAGACCAAAAGCAAATATGGGTTAAAACCAAAGCCGATTCTGCGCAGTGGCTTAAAACAAAAGATTGGGATATTGCCTTTACAGGTCCTTACAATTCGGAGATCTATGTGAATAATTCCCAGCATGAATACAATCCGGGATATGGCGGCCAGGCAAATAATACCGCTGTGGTTTTACTGCGACAAGCCTATCAGAGTGTCACTGTAGCCCCTTCGGATGAAGAGTTTAATAAAAGTGAAGTAAACAAAATTGGCTGGGCAGCAACAGATGGTTCGGATGGCTGGTTTCGTTATAGTTTGAGCACCCATATTATGCAGGCGCTCCCCAATCGTACCTATGCGATTCGCTTACCTAATGGCAAATATGCCAAATTACAGCTGATCAATGCCTATAAGGGAAACCCAGCAGCGGTAACCAACCTCAATTGGCCTGCCCCATACTATACATTTAGATATTATGTACAGCAGGATGGCAGCAAAGATTTAAATACAAACACATTATAA
- a CDS encoding TonB-dependent receptor, protein MFRSISSILTSTLIALCACQVYTLQAQEKWKISGVLKNESNKGVANATVYLYPDKYAFKTDTAGRFQFTQLYAGRYELQVQAMGYQQYRQVIDLEDKNQQLNIVLKAEERQMDVVDVQGKVQAVDNLVKAENAAMPVKVITKREIELMGSRRLDEVLKEQTGIAIVNDIAGGSRAVGVQIQGFSSNYVMVLVDGQPMLGRNSGNFDLSRISVTNIERIEIIKGASSCLYGSDALGGAINIITRHGAITPQAQASLLYGSLNTVDATLEAETPFANQRGSAVFSGNYYRTDGFNTDKHYLDSKSTTFPPYTNYSFQGRVRYRTSKNGTLGVTGRYAARESEMINAWSESAALQDKQKDQDINISASYDHNFESGLRSMTRYYFSRFHSQIAAQWLQQGIVASAEQFGQNVHRIEQQFAYSPAQQVKLTGGIGGSLELMDNQDLDAKRSLNSAFAYLQTEWKPVDRLLTTLGLRYDQTNVYNGHLSPSLGLQYHLSPKLLIKGGIGAGFKAPDYKMRYQVFFNPAANYLVVGSERVADVIAAMDQAGELSYKNSYMLNLVAGNLKAETSISNNIGLTWSPSNRFQADFSVFYHRINNQINTVSVGNGTKVAQIYSYRNLPKAMNKGFEVSLTYQATKDLQLSMGYQYLIAKDLSVLDSIAKGSYPYNQINDPATGEYRQSKKSDYWGIEDRSRHMFNAKAQYEYKPWGVNVNARVNFRSATPFQEYNGNQFIDKYDIFIPYHTLVNMTVEKSLMNRRLTLRLIGDNLFNFTSRYLLGQPGRVIMGGVSYRWIKE, encoded by the coding sequence GTGTTTAGAAGCATCTCATCTATTCTAACAAGCACCCTGATCGCCTTATGTGCCTGCCAGGTTTATACCCTGCAAGCACAGGAAAAATGGAAAATCTCCGGTGTATTGAAAAACGAATCCAATAAAGGCGTAGCCAATGCGACCGTATATCTTTATCCGGACAAATATGCTTTTAAAACAGATACCGCAGGGAGATTTCAATTCACCCAGCTCTATGCGGGGCGCTACGAATTACAGGTACAGGCCATGGGTTATCAGCAGTACCGCCAAGTTATCGATTTGGAAGACAAAAATCAGCAGCTCAACATTGTGTTAAAAGCTGAAGAAAGGCAGATGGATGTAGTTGATGTGCAGGGTAAAGTGCAGGCTGTAGACAATCTCGTTAAGGCCGAAAATGCAGCTATGCCCGTAAAAGTCATCACCAAACGTGAAATTGAGCTTATGGGCAGCCGCCGTCTGGATGAAGTTTTAAAAGAACAGACGGGTATCGCCATCGTCAACGATATTGCCGGAGGCTCCAGAGCCGTCGGTGTACAGATCCAGGGATTCAGCAGCAACTACGTGATGGTCCTTGTAGACGGGCAACCTATGCTGGGACGCAACAGTGGCAACTTTGACCTATCCCGTATCTCGGTGACCAACATCGAACGTATCGAAATTATCAAAGGCGCATCCTCCTGCTTATACGGCAGTGACGCATTGGGTGGTGCGATCAATATCATTACTCGCCATGGTGCAATCACACCACAGGCACAGGCATCGCTTCTTTATGGCAGTCTCAATACCGTTGATGCAACGCTGGAAGCAGAAACACCTTTTGCTAATCAACGCGGGAGTGCCGTGTTTTCGGGCAATTACTACCGCACGGATGGTTTTAATACCGACAAGCACTATCTGGACTCCAAGAGCACCACATTTCCACCCTATACCAACTATAGTTTCCAGGGGCGAGTGCGTTATCGTACAAGCAAAAATGGCACTTTGGGCGTTACAGGGCGTTATGCAGCCCGAGAATCTGAAATGATCAATGCATGGTCCGAATCGGCCGCACTACAGGATAAACAAAAAGATCAGGACATCAACATTTCGGCGAGTTACGACCATAATTTCGAGTCGGGACTGCGCAGTATGACGCGTTACTATTTCTCGCGTTTCCACTCCCAGATTGCCGCACAATGGTTGCAACAAGGTATTGTTGCCAGTGCCGAGCAATTCGGTCAGAATGTACACCGCATTGAACAGCAATTTGCGTATAGCCCCGCACAACAGGTCAAACTTACCGGTGGTATAGGCGGCAGTCTTGAACTGATGGACAACCAGGATCTGGATGCCAAACGCTCATTGAACAGCGCATTCGCCTATTTGCAGACCGAATGGAAACCTGTAGACCGCTTATTGACGACGCTGGGTCTACGCTACGATCAGACCAATGTCTACAACGGCCATCTGAGTCCAAGTTTAGGCCTGCAGTATCATCTCAGCCCTAAGCTTTTGATCAAAGGTGGTATCGGAGCAGGATTTAAGGCACCCGACTATAAGATGCGCTATCAGGTCTTTTTCAATCCAGCAGCCAACTATTTGGTCGTGGGCTCAGAGCGCGTAGCCGATGTGATTGCAGCCATGGATCAAGCCGGAGAACTGAGTTATAAAAACAGCTATATGCTCAATTTGGTGGCGGGTAACCTCAAAGCCGAAACCAGCATTTCAAACAATATTGGACTTACCTGGAGTCCGTCCAATAGATTTCAGGCCGATTTCTCGGTCTTCTACCATCGGATCAACAATCAGATCAACACAGTCAGTGTGGGTAACGGGACCAAAGTAGCACAGATCTATAGCTACCGGAACCTGCCCAAAGCCATGAATAAAGGTTTTGAAGTTTCATTGACCTATCAGGCGACCAAAGATCTGCAATTGTCGATGGGCTATCAATACCTGATTGCCAAAGACCTGAGTGTTTTGGATAGTATTGCCAAGGGAAGTTATCCCTATAACCAGATCAACGATCCCGCTACAGGCGAATATCGCCAGAGCAAAAAATCGGATTATTGGGGTATTGAAGACCGTTCGAGACACATGTTCAACGCAAAAGCCCAATACGAATATAAACCCTGGGGCGTCAATGTCAATGCGCGTGTCAATTTCAGAAGTGCCACACCTTTTCAGGAATACAATGGCAACCAGTTTATCGACAAATATGACATCTTTATCCCCTATCATACACTGGTGAATATGACGGTAGAAAAGAGTCTGATGAACCGCAGATTGACACTGCGTCTGATCGGTGACAATCTATTCAATTTTACAAGCCGTTATTTACTTGGGCAACCTGGACGCGTTATTATGGGCGGCGTGAGCTACCGTTGGATAAAAGAATAA